In one Tripterygium wilfordii isolate XIE 37 chromosome 22, ASM1340144v1, whole genome shotgun sequence genomic region, the following are encoded:
- the LOC119990665 gene encoding calcium-dependent protein kinase 26-like translates to MGNTCSGSFRGKLYQGTQPEDQYTSKGNTNSSDRSNSNHSASSLATASDFSKDKSKRENHLPAISPTKKDTIMRRNPDTQAYYVIGHKTANIRDLYTLGHKLGQGQFGTTYLCTENATGIEFACKSISKRKLISREDVDDVRREIQIMHHLAGHKNIVTIKGAYEDPLYVHIVMELCGGGELFDRIIQRGHYSERKAAELTNIIVGVVEACHSLGVMHRDLKPENFLLVNKDDDFSLKAIDFGLSVFFKPGQVFTDVVGSPYYVAPEVLLKHYGPEADVWTAGVILYILLSGVPPFWAETQQGIFDAVLKGHIDFDSDPWPLISDSAKDLIRKMLCSQPSGRLTAHEVLCHPWICENGVAPDRALDPAVLSRLKTFSAMNKLKKMALRVIAESLSEEEIAGLREMFKAMDTDNSGAITFDELKAGLRKYGSQMNDTEIRSLMDAADVDNSGTIDYGEFIAATFHLNKLEREEHLVAAFQYFDKDGSGYITVDELQAACHEHNMPDELLEDIIREVDQDNDGRIDYGEFVAMMQKGNAGIGRRTMRSSLSMTMIDAPGAH, encoded by the exons ATGGGCAACACATGCAGTGGATCTTTCAGAGGGAAATTATATCAGGGTACTCAGCCCGAGGATCAATATACCTCCAAGGGCAACACAAATTCCTCTGACCGCTCCAATTCCAATCATTCCGCTTCCAGCCTCGCCACTGCCAGTGATTTCTCCAAAGATAAGTCCAAAAGAGAGAACCATTTACCTGCCATTAGCCCCACTAAGAAAGATACCATCATGAGACGGAATCCTGATACCCAGGCTTACTATGTTATTGGCCATAAGACTGCCAACATTCGTGATCTTTACACACTAGGTCATAAGCTAGGACAAGGACAGTTTGGTACTACTTACTTATGCACCGAGAATGCCACGGGCATTGAGTTTGCTTGTAAGTCTATCTCCAAGAGGAAATTGATCTCCAGAGAGGATGTGGACGATGTCAGAAGGGAGATTCAGATAATGCACCATTTGGCTGGTCACAAGAACATTGTGACAATTAAAGGAGCATATGAGGATCCATTGTATGTGCATATTGTGATGGAACTTTGTGGGGGTGGCGAATTGTTTGATAGAATTATCCAGAGGGGCCACTACAGTGAGAGGAAGGCAGCTGAGTTGACAAATATCATTGTTGGGGTTGTTGAGGCTTGTCATTCCCTTGGGGTTATGCATAGGGATTTGAAGCCAGAGAATTTTTTGTTGGTTAACAAAGATGATGATTTCTCTCTCAAAGCCATTGATTTTGGGCTGTCTGTATTCTTCAAACCAG GTCAAGTTTTCACTGATGTGGTGGGTAGTCCTTATTACGTTGCTCCGGAAGTACTTCTCAAGCATTATGGGCCAGAAGCAGATGTGTGGACGGCAGGGGTGATTTTGTATATATTGCTCAGTGGTGTACCACCTTTTTGGGCAG AAACACAGCAGGGAATATTTGATGCTGTTTTGAAGGGACATATCGACTTTGATTCCGACCCATGGCCCCTTATATCTGACAGTGCAAAGGACCTTATAAGGAAGATGCTATGCTCTCAGCCTTCAGGACGTCTGACTGCTCATGAAGTGCTAT GTCATCCTTGGATTTGTGAAAATGGAGTTGCTCCTGACAGAGCACTAGATCCAGCTGTGCTTTCTCGTCTGAAAACATTCTCTGCTATGAACAAATTAAAGAAGATGGCTTTGCGG GTAATAGCGGAAAGCCTTTCTGAGGAAGAGATTGCTGGATTGAGAGAAATGTTTAAGGCGATGGATACTGATAACAGTGGTGCAATCACATTCGATGAACTTAAAGCTGGTTTACGAAAATACGGCTCACAAATGAACGATACAGAGATACGAAGCCTTATGGATGCA GCTGATGTGGACAACAGTGGGACCATAGACTATGGGGAATTTATCGCTGCAACCTTCCATCTTAACAAACTCGAACGTGAGGAACATCTAGTTGCAGCATTTCAATACTTTGACAAGGATGGAAGCGGCTATATCACAGTTGATGAGCTTCAGGCGGCGTGTCATGAACATAACATGCCTGACGAATTACTTGAGGATATCATCAGAGAGGTTGATCAAGATAAT gatGGAAGGATTGACTATGGGGAATTTGTTGCGATGATGCAAAAAGGAAATGCTGGTATTGGTAGACGAACTATGCGAAGCAGTCTGAGCATGACAATGATAGATGCACCAGGTGCTCATTAG
- the LOC119991208 gene encoding monosaccharide-sensing protein 2-like, with protein MSGAVLVAIAAAIGNLLQGWDNATIAGSVLYIKKEFNLESEPTIEGLIVAMSLIGATLVTTCSGAIADYLGRRPMLIISSVLYFVSGLVMFWSPNVYVLLVARLLDGFGVGLAVTLVPVYISETAPPEIRGLLNTLPQFTGSGGMFLSYCMVFGMSLMESPSWRLMLGVLSIPSLIYFALTIFYLPESPRWLVSKGRMLEARRVLQRLRGREDVTAEMALLVEGLEVGGETSLEEYIIGPANDLTDDQDICTEKDQIKLYGPEQGLSWVAKPLTGQSTLGIVSRQGSLANMSMAFMDPLVTLFGSVHEKLPDTGSMRGSTLFPHFGSMFSVGGNQPRNEEWDEESLAREGEECHSDADAGGGDSDDNLRSPLISRQTTSMDKDMVAPAHGSLASMRHGSLMQENGEPVGSMGIGSGWQLAWKWSEKEGHDGKKEGGFKRIYLHQEGTPGSRRGSLVSISGADVPAAGEVIQAAAVVSQSALYSKELLNQHPVGPAMIHPAETAAKGPGWKDLFEPGVKRALAVGIGIQILQQFAGINGVLYYTPQILEQAGVGVLLSNMGIGSASASLLISGVTTLLMLPCIAIAMRLMDIAGRRSLLLNTIPVLIVSLVILVLGSVVNFGKVVNASISTVCVVVYFCCFVMGFGPIPNILCSEIFPTRVRGICIAICALTFWIGDIIVTYTLPVLLTSIGLAGVFAMYAVVCVISWIFVFLKVPETKGMPLEVISEFFSIGAKQVDATNE; from the exons ATGAGTGGAGCTGTGCTTGTGGCTATTGCTGCTGCTATTGGTAACTTACtgcaagggtgggataatgctaCCATCGCAG GATCTGTTTTGTACATAAAGAAGGAATTTAATTTGGAAAGTGAGCCTACTATTGAAGGCCTAATTGTGGCCATGTCTCTTATTGGGGCCACATTAGTTACTACATGCTCTGGAGCCATTGCAGATTATCTAGGCCGCCGCCCTATGCTGATAATCTCATCAGTCCTTTATTTTGTTAGTGGTCTTGTGATGTTTTGGTCTCCTAATGTTTATGTCCTACTCGTGGCAAGGCTTCTAGATGGATTTGGGGTTGGTTTGGCTGTTACTTTGGTACCAGTGTATATATCTGAGACAGCCCCCCCTGAAATAAGGGGATTGTTGAATACTCTTCCCCAGTTTACAGGATCTGGTGGAATGTTTCTCTCATATTGTATGGTTTTCGGGATGTCATTGATGGAGTCACCCAGCTGGAGATTAATGCTCGGGGTTCTTTCTATACCATCTCTTATTTATTTTGCGTTGACTATATTTTACTTGCCTGAGTCGCCAAGATGGCTTGTGAGTAAAGGACGGATGCTTGAGGCCAGGCGTGTTTTGCAGAGGTTGCGCGGAAGAGAAGATGTCACTG CTGAGATGGCTTTACTGGTCGAGGGACTTGAAGTTGGGGGTGAAACATCGCTGGAGGAGTACATTATTGGCCCAGCCAATGACCTCACTGATGACCAGGATATATGTACCGAGaaagaccaaattaagttaTATGGTCCTGAACAAGGTCTTTCCTGGGTTGCCAAACCTCTCACTGGGCAGAGTACTCTTGGTATTGTGTCGCGACAGGGTAGCTTGGCAAACATGAGCATGGCTTTTATGGATCCTCTTGTCACTCTCTTTGGCAGTgtacatgaaaagcttcctgaCACAGGAAGCATGCGAGGGAGCACACTTTTCCCACACTTTGGCAGCATGTTCAGTGTGGGAGGGAATCAACCTAGGAATGAGGAGTGGGATGAGGAGAGTCTCGCTAGAGAGGGTGAAGAGTGCCACTCTGATGCTGATGCTGGTGGAGGTGATTCTGATGACAACTTGCGTAGTCCGTTGATTTCACGTCAGACAACAAGCATGGATAAGGACATGGTTGCACCTGCTCATGGAAGTCTTGCAAGCATGAGACATGGCAGCCTGATGCAAGAAAATGGAGAACCAGTTGGCAGCATGGGAATTGGTAGTGGCTGGCAGTTGGCTTGGAAATGGTCTGAGAAAGAAGGTCATGACGGTAAGAAGGAAGGTGGATTCAAAAGAATTTATTTACACCAAGAGGGAACTCCGGGATCTCGGCGTGGGTCTTTAGTCTCTATCTCTGGTGCCGATGTCCCTGCAGCTGGTGAAGTTATACAGGCTGCTGCCGTGGTGAGTCAATCGGCTCTTTATTCTAAGGAGCTTTTGAATCAGCATCCAGTTGGACCAGCTATGATTCACCCAGCTGAAACTGCAGCTAAAGGACCTGGTTGGAAAGACCTCTTTGAACCAGGAGTCAAGCGTGCATTGGCAGTTGGGATCGGGATTCAAATACTCCAGCAG TTCGCTGGTATAAATGGTGTTCTGTACTACACTCCTCAAATTCTTGAGCAAGCAGGTGTGGGAGTCCTTCTTTCTAACATGGGCATTGGCTCTGCCTCGGCATCCCTGCTTATCAGTGGTGTTACAACCTTGTTAATGCTCCCCTGCATAGCTATAGCCATGAGGCTTATGGATATAGCTGGAAGAAG GAGTTTGCTTCTCAATACAATTCCTGTTCTGATAGTATCTCTCGTTATCCTTGTCCTCGGAAGTGTGGTGAATTTTGGCAAAGTTGTAAATGCATCAATCTCGACTGTCTGTGTTGTAGTCTACTTTTGCTGCTTCGTTATGGGGTTTGGGCCGATCCCCAATATTCTCTGCTCTGAGATATTCCCAACAAGGGTCCGCGGCATTTGCATCGCCATATGTGCCCTTACATTTTGGATTGGCGACATCATAGTCACATACACACTCCCTGTCTTGCTTACATCCATTGGACTTGCTGGTGTTTTTGCGATGTATGCTGTTGTGTGCGTCATATCATGGATCTTTGTCTTCCTAAAAGTCCCAGAAACAAAAGGCATGCCCCTCGAAGTCATCTCCGAGTTCTTCTCCATCGGAGCTAAGCAAGTCGATGCAACAAACGAGTGA
- the LOC119992268 gene encoding homoserine kinase-like, whose product MAVCFQSQLKPTTFFPSSTNTSPKTSSVLSFQFRCNFSLPTLAVTEPEPVLLSVESFAPATIANLGPGFDFMGCAVEGLGDYVSVTVDPSVHPGQISISDISGALPSVSKLSKNPLWNCAGISALAVMKMLNIRSVGLSLSLRKGLPLGSGLGSSAASAAAAAVAVNELFGSKLSAEELVLAGLESESKVSGYHADNIAPAIMGGFVLIRSYDPLELMRLRLPEKTNLHFVLVSPEFEAPTKKMRAALPAEIGMSHHVWNCSQAGALVASILEGDLVGMGKAMSNDKIVEPTRVPLIPGMESVKKAAIEAGAFGCTISGAGPTAVAVTDSEERGKEIGERMVEAFFKEGNLKAVAMVKALDRVGARAVAKVPR is encoded by the coding sequence ATGGCTGTTTGTTTCCAGTCTCAATTGAAGCCCACAACTTTCTTTCCCTCTTCCACAAACACCAGCCCTAAAACCTCTTCAGTCCTCAGTTTCCAATTTCGATGCAACTTCTCCCTCCCCACCCTCGCAGTCACCGAGCCAGAACCTGTTCTTCTTTCAGTGGAGTCTTTTGCCCCAGCTACCATCGCCAACCTTGGCCCTGGATTTGACTTCATGGGCTGCGCAGTTGAGGGGCTCGGTGACTACGTGTCAGTCACCGTCGATCCCTCTGTTCACCCCGGCCAGATCTCCATTTCTGACATATCTGGAGCTTTACCTTCCGTCTCCAAACTGAGCAAGAACCCGCTTTGGAACTGCGCCGGTATTTCTGCTCTCGCAGTCATGAAGATGCTCAACATCCGCTCTGTTGgcctctcgctctctctccgTAAGGGTCTCCCTCTCGGTTCGGGACTCGGATCGTCGGCTGCATCGGCGGCCGCCGCGGCGGTTGCAGTCAACGAGCTGTTCGGATCGAAATTGAGTGCGGAAGAGTTGGTTCTCGCTGGTCTGGAATCCGAGTCCAAGGTGTCCGGTTACCACGCAGACAACATCGCGCCGGCGATCATGGGCGGGTTCGTGCTAATCAGGAGTTACGACCCGTTAGAGCTGATGAGGCTGCGGTTACCGGAGAAGACAAATCTGCACTTCGTCTTGGTGAGCCCGGAGTTCGAGGCCCCAACGAAGAAGATGCGGGCGGCGCTACCGGCAGAGATTGGAATGTCACACCACGTGTGGAACTGCAGCCAGGCGGGGGCTCTAGTGGCGTCGATTCTGGAGGGGGACTTGGTGGGGATGGGTAAGGCAATGTCAAATGACAAGATTGTGGAGCCAACAAGGGTCCCGCTAATTCCTGGCATGGAGAGTGTGAAGAAAGCTGCAATAGAGGCTGGAGCATTTGGGTGCACCATCAGCGGAGCAGGGCCGACGGCGGTGGCAGTCACagatagtgaagagagagggaaGGAGATTGGGGAAAGGATGGTGGAGGCATTCTTCAAGGAAGGAAATTTGAAGGCAGTGGCAATGGTAAAAGCCCTTGACAGGGTTGGTGCTAGGGCTGTTGCTAAGGTTCCTAGataa
- the LOC119990387 gene encoding protein NUCLEOLAR COMPLEX ASSOCIATED 4-like isoform X1: MASSPISKKQKKKRSKDSLSDLKTLGHQLLSSRAHINNLPLLLTFISPTSPPAHVLESLLSLQSFFTPLLRELSAVSSSKTPSKTRVEDPELIYRTWLRSKFDEFVRLLIDVAVSEEAEEALKEVVLDTIMEFVKLGSGGSFNSSIYHRMLHSIVHSSAPVEYISDLLASKYLKYIDVRYFSYIFLEKFAKSLEAKEISDNKAISSEVDAGSHSSERVELFIHKIHYIISRIPPVEGVDGKTSLEMWSESELPSKQVKPKELSEPSKTEDKQLKSEKSNSNALPAATIAKKMKLKFTKAWLAFLRLPLPVNVYKEVLATLHQAVIPHLSNPVMLSDFLTRSYDIDGVVSVMALSSLFILITQHGLEYPNFYEKLYALLVPSIFMAKHRAKFFQLLDSCLKSPLLPAYLAAAFAKKLSRLALTVPPSGSLVIIALIHNLLRRHPSISCLVHQECGGEIVSDDRKSEKTVDGADDSGTGTRTSSSKPGVEHFNNEESNPMKCHAMRSSLWEIDTLRHHYCPPVSRFVSSLEEDLTVRAKTTEINIKDFCSGSYATIFGEEIRRRVKQVPLAFYKATPASLFSESDFPGWTFKLEESKDFDTEAAEKINFPEENGHISAKRQRVDCP; this comes from the exons ATGGCGTCGTCGCCGATCTCgaagaagcaaaagaagaagcGAAGCAAAGACAGTCTCTCTGACCTCAAAACCCTAGGACATCAACTCCTCTCCTCACGTGCGCACATCAACAACCTCCCTCTCCTCCTCACATTTATCTCCCCAACCTCCCCTCCTGCTCACGTGCTCGAGTCTCTCCTCTCCCTTCAGTCTTTCTTCACTCCTCTGCTACGGGAGCTCTCTGCTGTCTCTTCATCTAAGACCCCGTCGAAAACTCGGGTGGAGGACCCCGAGTTAATTTACAGGACGTGGCTCCGGTCAAAGTTTGATGAATTCGTGAGGCTGTTGATCGACGTCGCTGTCTCCGAGGAAGCTGAAGAGGCTCTGAAA GAAGTCGTATTGGATACGATAATGGAGTTCGTGAAGCTGGGAAGCGGAGGAAGTTTCAATTCCTCAATATATCATAGGATGCTTCATAGTATT GTTCATTCATCTGCACCTGTTGAGTATATTTCTGACTTGCTTGCATCAAAGTATCTCAAGTATATTGATGTTCG TTATTTTTCCTACATCTTCCTGGAAAAATTTGCAAAAAGTTTGGAGGCAAAAGAGATCTCTG ACAACAAAGCCATCAGTTCAGAAGTTGATGCTGGGAGTCATTCAAGTGAAAG GGTTGAGCTTTTCATTCACAAGATTCATTACATAATATCACGCATACCCCCTGTAGAAGGAGTTGATGGAAAGACTAGCCTTGAGATGTGGAGTGAATCAG AGCTTCCATCTAAACAAGTCAAACCTAAAGAGCTTTCTGAGCCCTCAAAAACAGAAGATAAGCAGCTCAAGTCAGAGAAAAGTAACAGCAAT GCATTGCCAGCAGCTACTATTGCCAAAAagatgaaattaaaatttaccAAAGCATGGCTTGCATTCCTTAGGTTGCCGCTTCCAGTTAATGTATACAAGGAG GTTCTTGCTACTCTCCATCAAGCAGTGATTCCTCATCTCTCTAATCCAGTCATGTTAAG TGACTTCTTAACAAGATCATACGATATTGATGGCGTGGTTAGTGTGATGGCCCTTAGCAGCCTTTTCATCCTCATAACTCAGCACGGTTTAGAATACCCAAACTTCTATGAAAAACTTTATGCACTGCTAGTACCTTCTATCTTTATGGCAAAGCATAGAGCAAAATTTTTCCAG CTTCTTGATTCTTGCCTGAAGTCACCACTTCTTCCGGCATATTTGGCCGCGGCTTTTGCGAAGAAATTAAGTCGGCTAGCACTCACAGTCCCTCCTTCAGGATCATTGGTTATCATTGCTCTGATTCACAATCTTTTACGGAGACATCCTTCAATTAGTTGTTTGGTCCATCAG GAATGTGGCGGTGAAATCGTATCAGATGATAGAAAATCAGAGAAAACTGTGGATGGTGCAGATGACTCTGGAACTGGCACACGTACATCCAGCAGCAAGCCTGGCGTTGAGCATTTCAACAACGAGGAAAGTAATCCTATGAAGTGTCATGCCATGA GAAGTTCACTCTGGGAAATTGACACACTCCGCCATCACTACTGCCCACCTGTTTCCAG GTTCGTTTCATCACTTGAGGAGGATCTTACAGTTAGAGCCAAAACCACTGAAATCAATATTAAAGACTTTTGTTCTGGTTCGTATGCAACAATATTCGGAGAGGAG ATTAGGCGAAGGGTAAAGCAGGTCCCATTGGCATTCTATAAAGCAACTCCTGCATCTTTATTTTCGGAGTCTGATTTTCCTGGTTGGACATTCAAATTGGAGGAAAGCAAGGATTTTGACACTGAGGCTGCTGAAAAGATCAATTTTCCCGAGGAAAATGGTCACATTTCTGCAAAACGGCAGCGAGTTGATTGCCCATGA
- the LOC119990387 gene encoding protein NUCLEOLAR COMPLEX ASSOCIATED 4-like isoform X2 yields MASSPISKKQKKKRSKDSLSDLKTLGHQLLSSRAHINNLPLLLTFISPTSPPAHVLESLLSLQSFFTPLLRELSAVSSSKTPSKTRVEDPELIYRTWLRSKFDEFVRLLIDVAVSEEAEEALKEVVLDTIMEFVKLGSGGSFNSSIYHRMLHSIVHSSAPVEYISDLLASKYLKYIDVRYFSYIFLEKFAKSLEAKEISDNKAISSEVDAGSHSSERVELFIHKIHYIISRIPPVEGVDGKTSLEMWSESELPSKQVKPKELSEPSKTEDKQLKSEKSNSNALPAATIAKKMKLKFTKAWLAFLRLPLPVNVYKEVLATLHQAVIPHLSNPVMLSDFLTRSYDIDGVVSVMALSSLFILITQHGLEYPNFYEKLYALLVPSIFMAKHRAKFFQLLDSCLKSPLLPAYLAAAFAKKLSRLALTVPPSGSLVIIALIHNLLRRHPSISCLVHQECGGEIVSDDRKSEKTVDGADDSGTGTRTSSSKPGVEHFNNEESNPMKCHAMSSLPLFEQEVHSGKLTHSAITTAHLFPGSFHHLRRILQLEPKPLKSILKTFVLVRMQQYSERRLGEG; encoded by the exons ATGGCGTCGTCGCCGATCTCgaagaagcaaaagaagaagcGAAGCAAAGACAGTCTCTCTGACCTCAAAACCCTAGGACATCAACTCCTCTCCTCACGTGCGCACATCAACAACCTCCCTCTCCTCCTCACATTTATCTCCCCAACCTCCCCTCCTGCTCACGTGCTCGAGTCTCTCCTCTCCCTTCAGTCTTTCTTCACTCCTCTGCTACGGGAGCTCTCTGCTGTCTCTTCATCTAAGACCCCGTCGAAAACTCGGGTGGAGGACCCCGAGTTAATTTACAGGACGTGGCTCCGGTCAAAGTTTGATGAATTCGTGAGGCTGTTGATCGACGTCGCTGTCTCCGAGGAAGCTGAAGAGGCTCTGAAA GAAGTCGTATTGGATACGATAATGGAGTTCGTGAAGCTGGGAAGCGGAGGAAGTTTCAATTCCTCAATATATCATAGGATGCTTCATAGTATT GTTCATTCATCTGCACCTGTTGAGTATATTTCTGACTTGCTTGCATCAAAGTATCTCAAGTATATTGATGTTCG TTATTTTTCCTACATCTTCCTGGAAAAATTTGCAAAAAGTTTGGAGGCAAAAGAGATCTCTG ACAACAAAGCCATCAGTTCAGAAGTTGATGCTGGGAGTCATTCAAGTGAAAG GGTTGAGCTTTTCATTCACAAGATTCATTACATAATATCACGCATACCCCCTGTAGAAGGAGTTGATGGAAAGACTAGCCTTGAGATGTGGAGTGAATCAG AGCTTCCATCTAAACAAGTCAAACCTAAAGAGCTTTCTGAGCCCTCAAAAACAGAAGATAAGCAGCTCAAGTCAGAGAAAAGTAACAGCAAT GCATTGCCAGCAGCTACTATTGCCAAAAagatgaaattaaaatttaccAAAGCATGGCTTGCATTCCTTAGGTTGCCGCTTCCAGTTAATGTATACAAGGAG GTTCTTGCTACTCTCCATCAAGCAGTGATTCCTCATCTCTCTAATCCAGTCATGTTAAG TGACTTCTTAACAAGATCATACGATATTGATGGCGTGGTTAGTGTGATGGCCCTTAGCAGCCTTTTCATCCTCATAACTCAGCACGGTTTAGAATACCCAAACTTCTATGAAAAACTTTATGCACTGCTAGTACCTTCTATCTTTATGGCAAAGCATAGAGCAAAATTTTTCCAG CTTCTTGATTCTTGCCTGAAGTCACCACTTCTTCCGGCATATTTGGCCGCGGCTTTTGCGAAGAAATTAAGTCGGCTAGCACTCACAGTCCCTCCTTCAGGATCATTGGTTATCATTGCTCTGATTCACAATCTTTTACGGAGACATCCTTCAATTAGTTGTTTGGTCCATCAG GAATGTGGCGGTGAAATCGTATCAGATGATAGAAAATCAGAGAAAACTGTGGATGGTGCAGATGACTCTGGAACTGGCACACGTACATCCAGCAGCAAGCCTGGCGTTGAGCATTTCAACAACGAGGAAAGTAATCCTATGAAGTGTCATGCCATGA GCAGTCTTCCACTCTTCGAACAGGAAGTTCACTCTGGGAAATTGACACACTCCGCCATCACTACTGCCCACCTGTTTCCAG GTTCGTTTCATCACTTGAGGAGGATCTTACAGTTAGAGCCAAAACCACTGAAATCAATATTAAAGACTTTTGTTCTGGTTCGTATGCAACAATATTCGGAGAGGAG ATTAGGCGAAGGGTAA
- the LOC119991048 gene encoding alpha-1,3-mannosyl-glycoprotein 2-beta-N-acetylglucosaminyltransferase-like — protein sequence MANECCDFRFLLIVAAVAFIYLQLRLFSTQSEYADRLAAAVESENHCTSQMRLLIDQISMQQGRIVSLEEERKHKEEECTQLKALVKEFERKGLQRMINKEQVPVAAVVIMACNRADYLERTIKSVLKYQSAVASKYPLFVSQDGSNQDVKSKALSFDQLLYMQHLDSEPVHTDRPGEMIAYYKIARHYKWALDQLFYKHNFNRVIILEDDMEIAPDFFDYFEATATLLDKDKSIMAVSSWNDNGQKQFVHDSYELYRSDFFPGLGWMLTKSTWDELSPKWPKAYWDDWLRLKENRKGRQFVRPEVCRTYNFGEHGSSMGQFFHQYLEPIKLNDVQVDWKARDLSYLMEDNYVKHFTDMLKRANPVHGNDVLLKVRNIDGDVRIPYQDQSDFERIASQFHVFEEWKDGVPRTAYKGVVFFRYQTSRRIFLVGPDSLKQLGIADA from the exons ATGGCGAACGAATGCTGCGATTTCCGGTTCCTTCTGATCGTCGCGGCTGTCGCCTTCATTTACCTACAG TTGCGGCTTTTTTCCACACAGTCGGAATACGCCGATCGCCTTGCTGCTGCT gTTGAGTCTGAAAACCACTGTACAAGTCAAATGCGATTACTCATTGATCAAATTAGCATGCAGCAGGGACGCATTGTTTCCCTAGAAG AAGAAAGGAAACACAAAGAAGAAGAGTGTACACAACTTAAGGCTCTTGTAAAAGAATTTGAAA GGAAAGGCCTTCAAAGAATGATTAATAAAGAACAG GTGCCTGTGGCAGCAGTTGTGATTATGGCATGTAATCGTGCAGATTACTTGGAGAGGACAATTAAGTCTGTTTTAAA ATATCAGAGCGCTGTTGCTTCAAAATATCCACTTTTTGTATCCCAG GACGGGTCCAACCAGGATGTTAAAAGTAAGGCCTTAAGTTTTGATCAGCTGTTGTACATGCAG CACTTGGATTCTGAGCCAGTACACACGGACAGGCCAGGAGAGATGATTGCATACTACAAAATCGCAC GTCATTACAAATGGGCATTGGATCAGTTGTTCTATAAGCATAATTTCAACCGAGTAATTATACTTGAAG ATGATATGGAAATTGCCCCTGATTTTTTTGATTACTTTGAGGCTACAGCCACTCTTCTTGACAAGGATAA GTCCATTATGGCTGTTTCATCATGGAATGACAATGGACAAAAGCAGTTTGTGCATGATTCTT ATGAACTTTATCGGTCAGATTTCTTTCCAGGACTTGGATGGATGTTGACTAAATCTACCTGGGATGAGCTGTCACCTAAGTGGCCAAAAGC TTATTGGGATGACTGGTTGAGATTGAAAGAGAATCGCAAAGGTCGACAATTTGTTCGTCCAGAAGTGTGCAGAACATATAACTTTGGAGAGCAT GGTTCTAGTATGGGGCAGTTTTTCCATCAATATCTTGAACCTATCAAATTGAATGACGTCCAG GTTGATTGGAAGGCAAGGGATTTGAGCTACCTGATGGAG GACAACTATGTGAAACATTTCACTGACATGTTGAAAAGGGCAAACCCTGTCCATGGAAATGATGTTCTTCTAAAAGTACGTAATATAGATGGGGATGTGCGTATTCCATACCAAGACCAGTCAGACTTTGAACGCATTGCGAGccagtttcatgtttttgaagaATGGAAG GATGGTGTGCCTAGGACTGCATATAAGGGAGTTGTTTTTTTCAGATACCAAACATCAAGACGTATATTCCTCGTTGGTCCAGATTCTTTGAAACAGCTTGGCATTGCCGATGCTTGA